In Lactococcus protaetiae, the genomic window GCATCTGGTGTTACACCCGTTAGTAATGTCGCAGCTCCAATAATACCACCCAATGATGGAGTTGCACCAAATTCAGTTGCAGCATTGATCCCTGTAAAAATAGCAAGATAAGTGAAGATACCATTTTTCAAAATATTTAATACTAACACCGTTTGTTGCCAAGTTCCAGCATCAATCGATCCAGCAGCGATTAGGTTTGATAGTATTGAGGCTACGCCGCCAATCAAACCAGCACCAACTAATGCTGGAATCAAAGGAACAAAAATATTAGAAATAGACTTTAAAACAGCTTTAAACTTACTCGGCTTATCATATTTATCTTTAGCTGCCGATTTTGTACGAGCAGCAAGTTCCGCCAAATCTTCTTCACTTCCAGGAAAAGTGTCGCCAAGTTTGACGCCTACCTTATCTACCATTGCTTGCGCAACCTTATTTACCGTTCCAGGTCCAATGATTACTTGCAAAGTTTCATCGTCCACTATTCCTAAAACACCTTCAATTTTCTTCAAACTATCCATATTAACTTTTGAATAATCTTTAATGGTCATGCGTACACGAGTCATACAATGAATGACACGTACAACATTACTCTCTCCTCCGACTTGCTCATAGATTTCACGAGCAATACGCTTTACTTTATCATCTGCCATAAGTGACAGCCTCCTTTTTTAAGATGTAAAGAGTTCATTCATTCCAATAAGTGAACTCCATTTTGAAATGATTACTTCATTGGTAAGGGACTCTTTCTCCCTCCACCAATTGTTAGGCTACAACCTCTAGGGGTGCGACCTATACGCAGCTAAAGCTGCAACAGTCCCCTTATCCCACTACCTCTAAGAAGGGGAAATTAGCATATACTTGCTAAGTTAAACTTTTTTCACAAGGTATCCTTCACAAAACCTTTGGCAGAAATTAATTTTTGCTCTGCTGTTTTTTTATCTGTTTGAGTCAAAATCATGACAATCGCGAGTTTCACATTTTCTTGCGCTTCGCTAAACTTGAGCGTTGCTGTTTCATAGTCACACTCTGTCGCTTGCATAATAATACGTTTTGAGCGTTCAACCAATTTTTCGTTCGTTGCTTTTACATCAACCATCAGATTGTTATAGACTTTACCGATTCCAATCATTGAAATTGTTGAAATCATATTAAGAATTAGCTTTTGCGCAGTTCCTGCTTTCAATCGGGTTGAGCCTGTCAAAAATTCTGCTCCACAGTCAACTTCAATTGGTAAATTTGCATGCTGACTAATTTCAGCATTAAAATTGCACGAAATCGTTCCTGTATTTGCTCCAATTTCTCGTGCATAATCGAGTGCGCCAATCACATAAGGTGTTCTGCCACTCGCAGCAATCCCAATGACCATATCATCCTTAGTCAGAGCCAAATGAATCAAATCTCTCTTTCCTAACTCCAAATCATCTTCTGCGCCTTCAACTGCAATCGTCATTGCTCTCTCTCCACCCGCAATCAAACCGATGACCATCTCTGGACTTACACCGAAGGTTGGAACACATTCCG contains:
- the murQ gene encoding N-acetylmuramic acid 6-phosphate etherase, which produces MNLENLITEKRNKDTFGLDKMSVSEAVTLMNQEDKKVAQAVEKVLPQVENVISATIEAFNKGGRLIYLGAGTSGRLGVLDAAECVPTFGVSPEMVIGLIAGGERAMTIAVEGAEDDLELGKRDLIHLALTKDDMVIGIAASGRTPYVIGALDYAREIGANTGTISCNFNAEISQHANLPIEVDCGAEFLTGSTRLKAGTAQKLILNMISTISMIGIGKVYNNLMVDVKATNEKLVERSKRIIMQATECDYETATLKFSEAQENVKLAIVMILTQTDKKTAEQKLISAKGFVKDTL